The genomic stretch GTACCCAGAGCGGGGTCCCCTCGCCCTCCAGTGTGGGTCTGAAACGAGTTCGGGGAGCGCTGCCGGCACGTAGCGGGGCTGCAGCCCGAATGGGAGCCGCGGGAATAGGGGacgggggctgccgggggctcAGGGGCTCTCCCGCTCCTCGCCTTCCTCTCGGCAGGGCTTAGCAcagggtcgggggggggggctggcagagctgccccgCTGCACCTCGCTTtgccccctgcccagcagcactTCTTAGCTGGCAGCACACGGCGGTGGATATCGTTATGGCAGGGTAAGCGTGTCCGAGACAATGGCTTAAAAGGGTTGGAGAAAAACTAGTATAAGGAGAGAGACCCCACCGACTTGGAGTGATAACAGTGAAGCTTTTTGCCTGCTTTGTACATCGTGTAGTACTCTCAACCCTGATCCAGATGAGGGCTTGCAGGACTACCTTGTCCTGGAAGGCAAGCGAGATCTGAATTCTTCCTTGCCATCCTGGTAAAGTTGAATCTACCTTTCACAGCCTCACTCCCCAGGGAAATGGAGCTGTTGTTCTAGTGTTAAAAAGTTGCCAGCCCTCTCCTGATATTGACAAATGCACCTTTGGATCAACAGGAGTAAAATGATGCTTCCATCAAATATTTTGTCTGTTCATGCCCAGCCTGCTTGCCTGGATATAGCTTCTCTCTCCATTCCAGTGCCCACAGCAAGTTACTGACGGTAACTTTGCAGCAGAACTGGCAACTCACTTGTTCCCTTACTGTGCAGTTCCAGTGCTGGTGAGGCAAGGCAGATCCCTACGGGGTGAAGTAGGTGCTGTCCAACCTTGATAAGTGGTCACTCTGTGAGGGAGATTTTTGTGAGCACTTTGTCTCTAGAGAGAATTTACCAGCAGAAGTTGGTGTTCAGAGCCAGCAAAACTCAGCTTTGAgttaaaaaacagtaaaactatttattataaaaaaaacccaaacaaaaaaaacccccaacacccAAATCCAAGAACACTTCTAGTTGAGACCAAAAgataggttttctttttatttttgtctaagGGAATAAGGTGGAAGGAATGACATTGAGATGTCTGAATAGCATCTGATTCTTCTGTAACTTTTCACTATATTGACCCACTTTAACCAGACAAAGGTCTCAAAAGCTTTATGTGCCATCAGTTTAATGAAAACTGGTGTTTTCATGTCACAGTGTCACATAACAGACTATAATTTGTCCTACAGAGAGAATGGCTTCCGCTTGTGCTCAGTGTTTATTAGACATCAGAGAACCCACAGAGCATTCACTTCTGCAGTGCAAACCTGTAGAATAATTGGCTAAATCAGCTGTACTGTGCATGGAAtaatttgtttcagattttgaaatgaGATAAGGAAGACATGTTGTCAGCCTTGGGGTGAGACCAGCAATCTTCCCTTTCCAAATTATGGCCCCCAAATGGCCCTTTCCCTCTCCTACTTTAGGATGGTAAGAGTTCATGTGTTGGGAGATGTCACATGCACTAGTTTTCCCTGGTTTTCAGCCTTGCTGAGAGCAGAGTGAGCCACAGCCAAGCTGAGTGCTGGAGGGGCAGTGATGCTGAGAGCTGACCCGGTCGGTGCCTGTGCTGCCGCTCGCTGGTGCTcagtgcctgctgctgatcACCAAGCAAGGGGCATAGAAATGCCAAAGGCATTCTTGTACTAAGAGGGGAGTTGTCATTCCACCTTGCATTGCAGTGACAGAAGAACACCAAATGCTGGGGCTTCCCCTCTTCCTTGCTGTGCTGGATACCCTTTCTTGGGCAGGAAACAACTTTAGGACTCACGGGCATGTTAGTCATGGCTAAACTTTCTCTGTTCTTGATTTCAAGTGGGATGGAATCGAAAGTCCCTCTCTCAGTCTCAGAGAGGAAAGGATTGCATACTCAAATCATAGGTCTGAACAGTTTATCTCATGTGTGTTGTTTAGGGTAAAGCTTGCTTAAACTTGGTTGGTACAAGCTTTCAGAGACACTTACACTGCAGCTGTACTGAGCGTTGTTGTATGACTGCGTTCAGTCTCAGCCTCCCTTTCCAGTATGAACTCACTGATGTGTAGTTTTCAGGCACAGTTTTGCAGTGGGAAATCCTAGtgccttttctctcccttccacaTTAGCAGTAGTTAGTCTAGTGCGTGTTCACGAGGCTCACCCTGcagccctccttcctcctccccctgcagaTGGGAGCTTCTCCCATTTATTAACTCATAGATGATATCACTGTTTGGACTGCCATAAAACTGATAGAAAATGTCCTCCAATTTTGTTAACTTATAATCCGGATCCTGGTGTGAATTTGGAGGAACTCTGCTCCTGCCGATGAATTCCTCTCTGTTTACCTATTTGTCTGTGGGATCTGATTCTGTCTCATCTCTTGGTAGAGGCTCTTGGAAAAAAGGGTTTTTCCTCCTGAGGACAGGGTAATTTCACCATGTTGTCTGTGTTTATCTGTGCTAGAGACAGGCATTGGTAAATATGCAATATATGCAGATCAGCTGCACTTTGAAAAGATGTCTCTTTTCTCACCTTCCTATATGGCAATTTAGGGATTCCAAACTTTTCCCTGCTCTTTAGCTCTCTGTGTGCCTTTAAAGGAGCTGGGCTTGGATGCTGCAAGTGCTCCTGTGTGGCTAAATAAACAGGAGAGGCAGATTGCCATGTGGGATCTAAAGCCCTGTCAGATATAGATCTGACCATCTACAGCATGAGCCAGACCTTATGGGTTAGGTGTATGAATTTAATTCCTCCCAGAGGCTGAAAACTGCTCCTCTGGGAAATTGCTTAAAATCTTAGGCAGCTCCTTCTAGACTTCCAGGCAAGActtctgtgtttgtattttagTGTGCATGGAGCTTTGAAGCTTACACACAGAGCGAGGACCTTATTTGTGTGCACTTGGTTGCCAGTAATTAAGTTCTTCCGTGGCGAAATCGGGTAGCAGAAGGACTGCATCAGAGGCTGTGGTGAGAGCTgggctgcttttctttgctccGCATGCATATTCATTGCTGATTTTTAGTCTAGGGAGCTAAACTTAACTCTGTCCCTCATGATGCTAGTGACAAGACTCATCCAGTCTGACGGTCCCTGATTAGTCTATGGGGAGCACACCGCCTGATAACCTGGATTGCCGTCACTTTGCCACAGGCTGGGAGTTCAAAAGACTCCAAATCTCTCCTGCGAAACCACTGTGATCTCCTGTGATCTCGCATCTCCGAGTCGCATCTCCGAGTCGCACCTCCTCATGCGAATATCTCGCCTGTGAGTAAAGGTTGGCTGTAGTGGGGAAAGGTCAGCTGCTGGGCCCTGGGAAAGCCTGAAAGACTCAGGGCTTTTCTCTAGCCAGTAAGTCCCCCGTGAAAAGCCTGCACCTGAGCCCAGCCGTTTTGATCTGAACTCTTTGGAATTCATCGCTTTCTTCTGGCTACCTTCTAATTTGGCCTCGGGTCAAAATCATTTGGCAAGAACAACACTGAGGACAAGTGCCCCCTCTTTTGGCCTTTATCTTGTCTAATTACCAGGAGCATCCCTGCACAATGGACTGGCTCCTTATTCTAATCTCTTCTTCTTTACTTATCCccattttctgttcctcttcttTTGTCTTCCAAAATCCCACGCACCAGGATTGAAAGGCTGGGTATTGGGGTAAAAGGATTGTGCTGTGAGCTGTGGGCAAATGCTCTCCCAAAGCTACAgcttttctattgcttttttttcaccTGCATATTTGGAGAGAGTTTCTGTCAGCCCTGGTCTGTGTATCTGTGCTGCTGACCGGGAATGAGAGGGAGTAATGTGTCCTTTCTCTCCCTGTGTCCCGCAGAGAAACCCGTCAGCCTGACTTACCGATGTCCCTGTCGATTCTACGAGAGCAACGTGGCAAGAGCCAACATTAAGCACCTCAAAATCCTCTCCACACCCAACTGCTCACTTCAGATTGTGTAAGTCTCTTACTCTTTTCAGCTGGGTGCAAAGCTCAGGTGTCAAAAAGAAGAGTCACAGAGCTGGTCCCTGCTTTGGCGGCTGCGATTTGGTCTGTGTCTCATGCAATGATTTCAAATTCATCTCTTCAACCCATGTGTCAGGCACAGCTGGACGCTGCTTTACCCCACACAAAGGAGCCCAGCTATATGTTTCCCAGCTGTGCTCTACCTCTGTGATCTCCCTGTGACTATGTGATCCCATGTCCTGTTCCCCCATGGGTATGTGAGCAGGAATGTCAAACAGGCCTTGGATGTGGAGCTTCACACCTTGGGGAAAAGACTTTACAGTGGTCTGAGTCTTCTAATGCTCCACTTCTCCATAGAGAGGAGccaaacaagcaaaaggaaTTCCTAGATTTTGTGTAGCCTCCACAGGAGGTACAGACCCTAAACATGTGCTGGCCTGATCTATGGACACACCAGGCAGTGGCTGACTCTGGTAAATCGCAGATCACAGCAGGACAGAGATGATGGGTTCCCAATGGAAAATAACCTcttcatttttgctgaaaaacactgactttcagaaaaaatgggGTTgttgatttgtgtgtgtgtttttaggAAGGTCTTTTTGGTTCATTTGTGCATGGGTCACCccctcactcctctcccaaaattcaaaatcttcagaagaaaaaaattgtcattcaTCTTTTGATTGCAAGGGAGCCCTACTACCATCAGCTTCTGCTGACCTCTGTAAGAGCACCTGAGTGACTAGACAGGCTATTTGTGTGTTGCTCCCATCACTAGTTCTGTCTTCGATTCATGTCGAGCTCTTCCAGTTTCAACTTAAATGCTGTAGAAATCCATTCTTTGTCATCCAAAATGTTTCTGCACTCAGAAAACTGATGTGGTTTCATGCGATTTCTCAGGAATGTACAGATATATTGAGAAGCATGTATCCATTCATGAACCAGTTTTTATTCatatgatatttttctttcttaaaccaCTCTGGGTAGATCATGCACATTTTCTCATGTGTGCTTCTGCCTTAGGATTTGGTGGAGGACAGTGAGAAAAATGTAAGCCTCAGctgagaaataatttcctttcacaaaaatggcaaaaccagctgtgACTAACTCTGATCTCTACCTATAAACAATTTTGGAGGCAAGCATCCAAAATACAATAGTGTATGGATTCATGCTCTGGGACTGTCAGTGAATGTCATAAGGGTCCCAGCGCTAAGGCTTTTAGAGGATTTGGAATTTTCTGGAGTAGTTTCAAGAAAATGACAGGCATTTAAGACAGGATAGAGTATACATTTATCTCTTAATTAACTTGGGGTCATAGTCATTAGAGATAGATAAGAGCATGAAATGCAGAAACACATACGACTCATGTTCTTGTCCATTCTTGACCCAAATGTGTTTGTTTGCAATGTGATTTAGTGGCACACAGTACCCATGAACCTATAGTTTGCTATCtttttgttactttaaaaagatatttaaaaacttACCTCCAAATACCCCTGAGTTTGAACTAGGTCTTTATcaaaacagaagctgaaatGGAATCAAAACTAACACATAAATTTCTCATCTTGATGGTTTTAACCACAGTCTGAATTTAGTGGATATGCATTATAGAGTGGAGGTGTAAGTAACTTAAAAGCTACCATTTTCAGGAATAGAGAATCTCAGTGAAATCATATAGTTTCAGGGAAAAATCTCATATTTTTTGCACAAGTACATTCCCCTTTATGATTGAGGGGAATTGTACCTGAACAAAAAGCCTAAGAGCAGGCTTTTGTCTTTGGTTCTAGGGGAAGTCATCTCTCCAAATCTAGAAATCTCCTCTTTCAATGTCTGCTTCTACAAAGCCCATCCTAAATTCCCTGCTTTTCAGTACAGAGAAATAGGCATTTTTAGCATGCAATTAATTGCATCCTAAAGTAGACATCTAAACCAGTTCAGATTAACACTCCATACAATTGCCTAGATCTCTGCCGTGACTGTACAAGGAGCAGGAGCTGACAGGCTCAGAACTAAATGACTAGAAAAATCAGTGTCGTAATATTAAGTGAGAGGAATTGCATTGCATGTAGCTGGAGGCTGGTTATGCGTGCTTTTGGTTCTGTACCCTGTGAGGCCAACTCAAGAGTTCCCAGGCATTGCTAACATCAGCAAATCCATTCTTACTCTCTGTTGGTATCACTTCACTGGAAATACTCCAGCTTGGCACCGCTATAAGGGAAATATGAATTAGGCCCATTCATCTCTTTATTGGCGCAGGGCTTGCAAGAGTGGATCTTCGATGTGTTTATGTTACAACTATGTTGTTACATAACTTCAGACCAAGAAGCCTTTTTGACCTGTTATTTCTTGCGCCATAGTTTTATATTCTGCAGATTTCATTTATAAAGCAGGGAACATTTTGGCTTCCATCCAGCAAAATGCTTAAAGAAGTACTGAACTTATTCCTATGGGCATGTCCATGAAATTGCTGTTCTTGGCACTTTTGTGTGGCAGGCAGGCTGTTTAAGGGGAAATTTCTGAGCAGCTGGGGCAAGGTGCTTGGGGGAACATGGGAGATCACATCACAGTGGGAGATCACATCATGGCACTCTCAAGAGGCACTGAGATCCCTGGAGGGTGAGACCTGCTGATGCAAGTGAAAAGCTATTTGTACTGCTTCTGTATGAAAGATGCAGATAGCCCATATGCGAAATTCACAGGACATTCAAATTAGCTGAACAGTCTGGTTTGGAAAGTGCAACTTGAACATTCAGGAGAAACCCTTCAGgagtttctgcttttgtttccagTGCTGAGTGAatgcaggaaggaaaacttGCCTCTGGCACTGTGGTACTTCCAGTTGTCTTCCTGCCTGCAACCTGTTAGTTCAGTCTTgtataaaacaaaaagttaaCTGGACCCTTTCAGAACATCCAAGAGGTATGGCTTGGTATCTGTCCTCAAAACATGTGAAACTTCAATTTTGGGTTGAATCTGAAAGCTGTTCTTAATTAATTCCTTGAAAAAATGGCCTATATTTACCATGTCagtatttctaaatgaaatttaGCTGTTCCTGGTACTGAACTCATAACAGCCCAGGTATGAAATGAAAAACCTAGATTCAAATTCTGTATCTGTCCCACCCCCACATGCATACCACTACGGATCACAAGAATCACAATCAGAGGAGACAAATTGTACCAGTGCTTCGAACCCAGGGATATTTATAATAGCTGCCTTGAGTATGGCAGGGATAAACCATCCTCTTCATGGGTTAACTGAGAGCAGCACTGACACCCAAGGAAGTTGGACACAGCTCTACTGTCCATAGTGGAATTGCAAACCTCTGTGCAAAATAAGGcacctgggggtgggggtgggctgAGGAACATCGTGCACTAGACTCACTCTGACCTTTCTCCTTTGGCAGTGCAAGGCTCAAGAGCAACAGCAAGCAAGTGTGCATTGATCCCAAGATAAAGTGGATCCAGGAATATCTGGAGAAAGCTTTAAACAAGTAAGGCAAGAGACAAATGGACTTAACAGCTAACATCCTGAGTTATTAAAGGGTAGAACATTAAGGGCTGGCTTTTACCATGTGGACAAAGTACTCGTGGAATCAGATATTGTTTTGAAGATGGGTTTGGAGTTGACCTAATCTGTATTAAAACAACAGCTTCTAGTATATCCTAAATGTTAAACTAAGAGTTTTGCCAGGGTTTGAGGCAAGATCTATCCTAATGAATCtgttctggggtccccaactcattctttttttttaaaaaaaagccgTTCTCCCAAGGAAAACGCTTCCTTTATGCCCCTACTTCCCCAAAC from Grus americana isolate bGruAme1 chromosome 7, bGruAme1.mat, whole genome shotgun sequence encodes the following:
- the CXCL12 gene encoding stromal cell-derived factor 1 isoform X2, whose protein sequence is MDLRALALLAFALAIISLSEEKPVSLTYRCPCRFYESNVARANIKHLKILSTPNCSLQIVARLKSNSKQVCIDPKIKWIQEYLEKALNKRFKM
- the CXCL12 gene encoding stromal cell-derived factor 1 isoform X1, with product MDLRALALLAFALAIISLSEEKPVSLTYRCPCRFYESNVARANIKHLKILSTPNCSLQIVARLKSNSKQVCIDPKIKWIQEYLEKALNKPRHRTHKKKQQKKRGPRCPSRATPLKSPGRKNGGSRCKRQAL
- the CXCL12 gene encoding stromal cell-derived factor 1 isoform X3; its protein translation is MDLRALALLAFALAIISLSEEKPVSLTYRCPCRFYESNVARANIKHLKILSTPNCSLQIVARLKSNSKQVCIDPKIKWIQEYLEKALNK